From one Microlunatus sp. Gsoil 973 genomic stretch:
- a CDS encoding LCP family protein, translating into MEVATDLRQRRARPRRALRPRRRKVVLSIALGLAFAVVALSAIGAYLYSATRAATEHVKHARLMPSEDAGGAIESDDGKFNRSGDGTGKDASDAPINLLLMGIDGRNAQHGRSDTLMVLHLDADRHAGYLISFPRDMYVPIPGKGKNKINAAYALGGPELAVRSVQDLLQIKINHAAVVDFTGLVDLTDDLGGVTITNRYDFFSHGYRYPAGKITISGDRAMWYVRERFALPHGDLDRAANNRQVVEAVLAKGLSPGAIRNPSRFTRFVGDLAGSITVDNGFTNAEMRRLALSLRMSPDDIRQLQAPISGFADVPGVGAVDVVDQAALGELADAIRSDDLAGYAEAHPGR; encoded by the coding sequence ATGGAGGTGGCAACCGACTTGCGCCAGCGTCGGGCACGACCGCGTCGCGCGCTACGGCCACGTCGGCGGAAGGTGGTGCTGTCGATCGCGCTGGGTCTCGCCTTCGCGGTGGTGGCCCTGAGCGCGATCGGCGCGTATCTCTACAGCGCAACGCGGGCCGCGACCGAGCATGTCAAACATGCCCGCTTGATGCCGTCAGAGGATGCCGGCGGGGCGATCGAGTCCGACGACGGCAAGTTCAACCGCAGCGGCGACGGCACCGGCAAGGACGCATCGGATGCACCGATCAACCTGCTCTTGATGGGCATCGACGGGAGGAATGCGCAGCACGGCCGCAGCGACACACTCATGGTGCTGCATCTCGACGCCGATCGGCATGCCGGATACCTGATCTCCTTCCCCCGCGACATGTATGTTCCCATCCCGGGAAAGGGGAAGAACAAGATCAACGCCGCGTACGCGCTCGGCGGACCAGAACTGGCCGTACGGTCGGTCCAGGACCTGCTGCAGATCAAGATCAACCACGCGGCCGTGGTGGATTTCACCGGACTGGTCGACCTGACCGACGACCTGGGCGGCGTGACGATCACCAACCGCTACGACTTCTTCAGCCATGGTTACCGCTACCCGGCAGGCAAGATCACCATTTCCGGTGACCGCGCGATGTGGTACGTCAGGGAGCGCTTCGCTCTTCCGCACGGCGATCTTGATCGGGCAGCCAACAACCGGCAGGTCGTAGAGGCGGTGCTGGCCAAGGGCCTGAGCCCGGGTGCGATCCGCAACCCATCCCGGTTCACCCGGTTCGTCGGTGATCTGGCCGGCAGCATCACCGTCGACAACGGTTTCACCAACGCGGAGATGCGCCGGCTCGCGCTGTCCCTTCGGATGTCGCCGGACGACATCAGGCAACTGCAGGCGCCGATCTCCGGATTCGCCGACGTTCCGGGCGTCGGCGCTGTCGACGTCGTGGACCAGGCGGCCCTGGGGGAGCTGGCCGACGCGATCCGCTCCGATGATCTTGCCGGTTACGCGGAAGCCCATCCCGGCCGGTGA
- a CDS encoding response regulator transcription factor — protein sequence MVDGDERRVAVIIEDDADIGNLLAAVLAEAGFESFQATTGVEGIEAVREHQPILTTLDISLPGIDGFEVARRIREFSTTYVIMLSARTDEIDTLMGLDAGADDYVTKPFRPRELRARVEAMLRRMRRVPGGPLGGEADAEADGEVATGTTGEDSGWLSHNGLRMHPQMRLSELDGEPVELTRSEFDLMLAILERRRRVITKNELVLELRGDSGTGGYISDNDRRAVEVHLANLRRKLGDPVGKPRFVQTVRGVGYRLAP from the coding sequence ATGGTAGACGGGGATGAACGTCGGGTCGCGGTCATCATCGAGGATGATGCGGACATCGGCAATCTGCTGGCTGCAGTGCTGGCAGAAGCGGGTTTCGAGTCGTTCCAGGCGACCACGGGCGTCGAGGGGATCGAGGCCGTCAGGGAACACCAGCCGATCTTGACGACCCTCGACATCAGTCTTCCGGGGATCGACGGCTTCGAGGTTGCTCGCCGGATCCGCGAGTTCAGCACGACCTACGTGATCATGTTGTCCGCCCGGACCGACGAGATCGACACCCTGATGGGGCTCGACGCCGGTGCCGACGACTATGTGACCAAACCGTTCCGGCCGCGCGAGTTGCGTGCCCGGGTCGAGGCGATGCTGCGCCGGATGCGCCGGGTCCCGGGTGGGCCGCTGGGTGGCGAGGCGGACGCCGAGGCCGACGGTGAGGTGGCGACGGGGACGACGGGCGAGGACTCGGGCTGGCTCTCCCACAACGGCCTGCGGATGCATCCGCAGATGCGGCTCAGCGAACTCGATGGCGAGCCGGTGGAGCTGACCCGCAGCGAGTTCGACCTGATGCTTGCCATCCTGGAACGTCGGCGACGGGTGATCACCAAGAACGAGCTGGTGCTCGAACTGCGCGGTGACAGCGGGACCGGCGGCTACATCAGCGACAACGACCGTCGCGCGGTCGAGGTGCACCTGGCCAATTTGCGGCGCAAGCTGGGGGATCCGGTCGGCAAGCCACGATTCGTCCAGACGGTTCGGGGCGTCGGCTACCGGTTGGCGCCCTGA
- a CDS encoding LysR family transcriptional regulator: MLSGRVPDLSAMLLLCAVDRTGSLSAAAHEMGYSQQAASSRMRSLESQIGAELVRRSPTGSQLTQTGRLVAGWAKDVLGAAERMDFGITALHERRAARLRVAASLTTSAHLVPGWLVELHRSQLRINQRPTDVELITGNSEKVISAVRSEKAAIGFIETPELPKDLKHRVIGYDELVVVVSPEHPWARRRSGITLEQLARTPLIAREPGSGTRRALELILADALPGLERATPAVELSTESAITAAIGGGLAPGVLSRLSVADDLALGRLSAVRVRDHDLTRPLAAIWRTGRYPSQGPGRDLVAIAASVEKAA; encoded by the coding sequence GTGCTGAGTGGGCGCGTACCCGATCTGTCTGCCATGTTGCTGCTGTGTGCGGTGGACCGCACCGGCAGTCTGTCTGCGGCCGCGCACGAGATGGGCTATTCCCAGCAGGCGGCGTCCTCGCGGATGCGCTCACTGGAGTCGCAGATCGGCGCAGAGCTGGTCCGCCGCAGCCCGACCGGTTCCCAGTTGACGCAGACGGGACGCCTGGTCGCCGGCTGGGCCAAGGATGTGCTGGGAGCGGCGGAACGGATGGATTTCGGGATCACGGCACTGCACGAACGCCGCGCGGCCCGGCTCCGGGTGGCCGCCAGCCTGACCACATCGGCGCATCTGGTGCCCGGCTGGCTGGTCGAGTTGCACCGCTCTCAGCTTCGGATCAACCAGCGTCCCACCGATGTGGAGCTGATCACCGGCAACAGCGAGAAGGTGATCAGTGCCGTACGCAGCGAGAAGGCGGCCATCGGGTTCATCGAGACACCGGAGCTGCCCAAGGATCTCAAGCACCGGGTGATCGGCTACGACGAACTCGTCGTCGTGGTCTCCCCGGAACACCCCTGGGCCCGGCGTCGCTCCGGGATCACCCTGGAACAACTCGCCCGGACACCGTTAATCGCCCGCGAGCCGGGCTCGGGCACCCGTCGCGCGCTTGAACTGATCCTGGCCGATGCCCTGCCCGGTCTGGAGCGCGCGACACCGGCTGTGGAGCTGAGCACCGAGAGCGCCATCACGGCCGCCATCGGCGGCGGGCTGGCGCCGGGAGTGTTGAGCCGGCTGTCGGTGGCTGATGATCTTGCCCTGGGGCGGTTGTCGGCCGTCCGCGTCCGCGATCATGACCTGACCCGGCCGCTGGCGGCGATCTGGCGCACCGGCCGGTATCCGAGTCAGGGTCCGGGCCGGGACCTGGTGGCGATCGCGGCCTCCGTCGAGAAGGCCGCCTGA
- a CDS encoding DinB family protein → MAEPFDPERVVIVDDGTEGVRAGVVLAQAINHANHHREQVCAILTGLGIQPPDIQAWAYAWHTARIWRIGS, encoded by the coding sequence CTGGCCGAGCCGTTCGACCCGGAGCGAGTGGTCATCGTCGACGACGGGACCGAGGGCGTCCGCGCCGGTGTCGTGCTTGCCCAGGCAATCAATCACGCGAATCACCATCGTGAACAGGTGTGCGCGATCCTGACCGGATTGGGCATCCAACCGCCGGACATCCAGGCCTGGGCGTACGCCTGGCACACCGCCCGGATCTGGCGGATCGGTTCGTGA
- a CDS encoding TetR/AcrR family transcriptional regulator — protein MVNTIDGERRRHELSEAVWRLILRDGLGAASVRGVAQEAGLATGSVRHFFPTQSDLLVFAMRELSATVTARVQATSDSHEPAAIIDRAIAIFAELLPLTDRTQAEFTAYLEFMIRARVDPALQPVARQTVEDVRGLVITVLTDLQQLRAISGAVDPRSEAVRLHALIDGLTVQLLIAPTTLSRKDAHQTLADSLRALEQHR, from the coding sequence GTGGTGAACACGATCGACGGCGAGCGGCGCCGCCACGAACTGTCCGAGGCGGTGTGGCGGCTCATCCTTCGCGACGGCCTCGGCGCCGCATCCGTGCGCGGCGTCGCCCAGGAGGCAGGTCTGGCGACAGGTTCAGTGCGGCACTTCTTCCCCACGCAGTCCGACCTGTTGGTGTTCGCGATGCGTGAGCTGAGTGCCACCGTCACGGCGCGGGTGCAGGCCACGTCGGACAGTCACGAACCGGCGGCGATCATCGACCGGGCAATAGCGATCTTCGCCGAACTGCTGCCGCTCACCGACCGCACCCAGGCCGAATTCACTGCCTACCTGGAGTTCATGATCCGCGCCCGGGTCGATCCCGCGTTGCAGCCGGTCGCGAGGCAGACCGTCGAGGACGTTCGGGGTCTGGTGATCACGGTGCTGACCGACTTGCAGCAGCTCCGGGCCATCAGCGGCGCTGTCGATCCACGGTCCGAAGCCGTCCGACTGCACGCCTTGATCGACGGCCTAACGGTGCAGTTGCTCATCGCCCCGACGACCCTGTCCCGCAAGGACGCTCACCAGACGCTGGCCGACAGCCTACGAGCACTGGAGCAACATCGATGA
- a CDS encoding RNA helicase: protein MTLTDRLPATTDPDDLFQTFTTWATEQGTTPYPAQQDAMIELLTGSNVILATPTGSGKSLVATACEFAALAGRRDGAGRVYYTAPIKALVSEKFFAATEIFGHEHVGMMTGDAAVNPDAPIICCTAEILANIALRDGTAADIAAVIMDEFHFYADPDRGWAWQVPLIELPQAQFLLMSATLGDVTKFRDDLTRRTKRPTAVIESADRPVPLIYEYVTTPLHETITERLETHQAPIYVVHFSRAAAVEQAQGLVSLRIATRAEKDKIADLIGNFRFTAGFGRTLSRLVRNGVGVHHAGMLPRYRRLVERLAQAGLLKIICGTDTLGVGINVPIRTVLLTSLSKYDGVRPRLLTAREFHQIAGRAGRAGYDTVGMVVVQAPDHVVANEKALAKAGDDPKRRRKVVKKKPPPGTVGYARPTFDRLVSAPPEPLESSFAVSNAMVLNVINRPGDCMAAMRHLLTENDEPPARQRRHIRRALAIYRGLRRAGIVEQLAEPDELGRRARLTVDLQADFALNQPLSAFALAALGLLDPQSPSYPLDVVSVIEATLEDPRPILMSQRDRARGEAVAQMKADGLDYEERMEQLEGVTYPRPLAELLEAAFATYLQTHPWLADSPVAPKSVVREMTEQAMNFAEFVSFYRLARSEGMVLRYLADAYRALRQTVPDEAKTQEVLDLIEWLGEVVRQTDSSLLEEWELLAHPERLHTVEPEVDLAPPPVTQNVRAFRVLVRNALFRRVELAARDDWEALGELDAEAGWDADAWADAIEPYYEEHDEIQLGADARGPGLLILEQTGREWRTRQIFDDPEGHHDWGFSAVVDLDASDVEGVPVIRLTSVGPLPSSPRGQ from the coding sequence ATGACTCTCACCGATCGGCTGCCGGCAACTACGGACCCGGACGATCTTTTCCAGACGTTCACGACCTGGGCTACGGAACAGGGCACAACACCCTATCCGGCACAGCAGGACGCCATGATCGAATTGCTGACCGGCTCGAATGTGATCTTGGCGACGCCGACCGGCTCGGGGAAGAGCCTGGTCGCCACGGCCTGCGAGTTCGCCGCCCTCGCGGGGCGCCGTGACGGTGCCGGTCGGGTGTACTACACCGCTCCGATCAAGGCCTTGGTGAGCGAGAAGTTCTTCGCTGCAACGGAGATTTTCGGGCATGAGCACGTCGGCATGATGACCGGCGATGCAGCAGTGAATCCCGATGCTCCGATCATCTGCTGCACGGCCGAGATCCTGGCCAACATCGCACTGCGCGACGGAACCGCGGCGGATATCGCCGCGGTGATCATGGACGAGTTCCATTTCTATGCCGATCCGGATCGCGGGTGGGCCTGGCAGGTGCCGCTGATCGAGCTGCCCCAGGCTCAATTTCTCCTGATGTCTGCAACGCTCGGCGACGTGACCAAGTTCCGCGATGATCTCACTCGGCGGACCAAGCGTCCGACCGCGGTGATCGAGTCCGCGGACCGACCGGTGCCGTTGATCTATGAATACGTGACGACGCCATTGCACGAGACGATCACCGAGCGATTGGAGACCCATCAAGCGCCGATCTACGTGGTGCACTTCAGCCGCGCTGCGGCGGTCGAACAGGCGCAGGGGCTGGTCAGTCTGCGGATCGCGACCCGCGCCGAGAAGGACAAGATCGCCGACCTGATCGGCAATTTCCGCTTCACCGCGGGCTTCGGCCGTACGCTCTCCCGCCTGGTCCGCAACGGCGTCGGTGTGCACCACGCCGGGATGCTGCCGCGCTACCGACGGCTGGTCGAACGGTTGGCGCAGGCGGGACTGCTCAAGATCATCTGCGGCACCGACACGCTCGGCGTCGGCATCAACGTGCCGATCCGTACGGTGCTGCTCACCTCGTTGAGCAAGTACGACGGCGTCCGGCCCCGGCTGCTGACCGCCCGCGAGTTCCATCAGATCGCCGGCCGTGCCGGCCGGGCCGGCTATGACACGGTCGGCATGGTCGTGGTCCAGGCACCTGATCATGTGGTGGCCAACGAGAAGGCGTTGGCCAAGGCCGGTGACGACCCGAAGAGGCGTCGCAAGGTGGTGAAGAAGAAGCCACCACCAGGAACGGTGGGCTACGCCAGGCCGACGTTCGACCGGCTGGTCTCAGCCCCGCCGGAACCGCTGGAGTCAAGCTTCGCGGTCAGCAACGCGATGGTGCTCAACGTGATCAACCGGCCCGGAGACTGCATGGCCGCGATGCGGCATCTGTTGACCGAGAACGACGAGCCACCGGCCAGGCAGCGTCGGCACATCCGGCGCGCGCTGGCCATCTATCGCGGTCTGCGCCGGGCCGGGATCGTCGAGCAACTGGCCGAACCGGACGAGCTCGGGCGACGAGCCCGGCTGACCGTCGACCTGCAGGCGGACTTCGCGCTCAATCAGCCGTTGTCCGCGTTCGCGCTGGCGGCGTTGGGGTTGTTGGATCCGCAGTCGCCGTCCTATCCGTTGGACGTCGTCTCGGTGATCGAAGCGACGCTGGAGGACCCTCGGCCGATTCTGATGAGCCAACGCGACCGCGCCCGCGGTGAGGCCGTCGCCCAGATGAAGGCCGACGGCCTCGATTACGAGGAACGAATGGAGCAGTTGGAGGGTGTGACCTATCCACGTCCGCTGGCGGAACTGCTGGAGGCTGCGTTCGCGACCTACCTGCAGACCCACCCCTGGCTGGCCGATTCACCGGTGGCGCCGAAGTCGGTGGTCCGGGAGATGACCGAGCAGGCGATGAACTTCGCCGAGTTCGTCTCCTTCTACCGGTTGGCCCGCTCGGAGGGGATGGTGTTGCGCTACCTCGCCGATGCCTATCGCGCGTTGCGCCAGACCGTGCCCGACGAGGCGAAGACCCAGGAGGTACTGGATCTGATCGAGTGGCTCGGCGAGGTCGTCCGGCAGACCGACTCGAGCCTCTTGGAGGAATGGGAGTTGCTGGCTCATCCCGAACGCCTGCACACCGTCGAGCCGGAAGTCGATCTTGCCCCGCCGCCGGTGACGCAGAATGTCCGGGCGTTCCGGGTGTTGGTCCGCAACGCACTGTTCCGTCGGGTGGAACTCGCGGCCCGCGACGACTGGGAGGCGTTGGGCGAGCTGGACGCCGAAGCCGGCTGGGATGCCGACGCCTGGGCCGATGCGATCGAGCCGTACTACGAGGAGCACGACGAGATCCAGCTCGGCGCCGATGCCCGGGGACCCGGCCTGTTGATCTTGGAACAGACCGGCCGCGAATGGCGTACCCGGCAGATCTTCGACGACCCGGAGGGTCACCACGACTGGGGCTTCTCCGCCGTCGTCGATCTTGACGCCAGCGACGTCGAGGGCGTCCCGGTCATCCGGCTGACTTCCGTCGGCCCCCTCCCCTCATCGCCGAGGGGTCAATAA
- a CDS encoding dihydrodipicolinate synthase family protein yields the protein MAQPITGVIPPIVTPLTDGGDVDSGSLRRLIDHVLAEGARGVFVLGSTGEGTSFTAAQRTRVIELAADHLDGRGQLLAGVLAPSTAQTAELIPGAVAAGADAVVAAAPFYVATHAAEVDRHYRRLAEVAGPVPLVAYDIPPRVHSKLGAQVVIGLAADGVIAAVKDSSGDLPGLRGLLTERENHGITGFTILTGAEPTADVATALGVDGIIPGLGNLTVSPFVTILDVVSGGDLKAAAAAQAKILDLMAVFDVGDRGRISDSSATTGGIKSALVMMGVIDSAAVAEPLSRLDDSETARIRDLLVAAGLLSPRGPAPARA from the coding sequence GTGGCACAGCCGATCACCGGGGTGATCCCGCCGATCGTCACGCCGTTGACCGACGGTGGCGACGTCGACAGCGGATCACTTCGCCGACTGATCGATCACGTCCTCGCCGAAGGCGCACGCGGAGTCTTCGTGCTCGGGAGCACCGGCGAAGGGACCTCGTTCACCGCCGCCCAGCGCACCCGGGTGATCGAACTCGCCGCCGACCATCTCGACGGCCGCGGGCAACTGCTGGCGGGCGTACTGGCGCCGAGTACGGCCCAGACCGCCGAGCTGATCCCCGGGGCGGTGGCCGCCGGCGCCGATGCGGTCGTCGCCGCAGCACCGTTCTACGTCGCCACACATGCCGCCGAGGTCGACCGGCACTACCGTCGGCTGGCGGAGGTCGCCGGACCCGTTCCGTTGGTGGCGTACGACATTCCTCCGCGGGTGCACAGCAAACTCGGCGCCCAGGTGGTGATCGGACTGGCAGCCGACGGCGTGATCGCCGCGGTCAAGGACTCCAGCGGCGATCTGCCCGGCCTCCGCGGGCTGCTGACCGAGCGGGAGAACCACGGCATCACAGGATTCACGATCCTCACCGGTGCGGAGCCGACCGCCGACGTTGCCACGGCGCTCGGCGTTGACGGCATCATCCCCGGGCTGGGGAACCTGACCGTGTCACCGTTCGTGACGATCCTCGACGTGGTTAGCGGCGGCGACCTCAAGGCCGCCGCCGCTGCCCAGGCCAAGATCCTGGATCTGATGGCGGTCTTCGATGTCGGCGATCGCGGCCGGATCAGCGACAGTTCGGCCACCACGGGTGGGATCAAGTCCGCCCTGGTGATGATGGGCGTCATCGACTCCGCCGCGGTGGCCGAACCGTTGAGCAGGCTCGACGACTCCGAGACTGCCCGGATCCGCGACCTGCTGGTCGCGGCCGGACTGCTCAGCCCTCGCGGACCGGCACCGGCTCGGGCTTGA
- a CDS encoding sugar phosphate isomerase/epimerase, with the protein MPRSSGPSADRSPAGSDPFDHVARIADGLGTVAEDTWAEGVQTLLETHDDFSTSDKVNLILDQSSRRLGVLWDLLHSWRHGEPVEQTHARLGDRIRQVHVKDSSTATAEGFDLVLTGTGIAPLGDLVATLLAADFTGYVDFEWEKAWHPEIEEPEVAIPHFRRAFAEIVEQVEKEAASGSPVPNG; encoded by the coding sequence GTGCCACGTTCATCCGGGCCTTCGGCGGACCGGTCCCCTGCGGGCAGCGATCCGTTCGATCACGTCGCCAGGATCGCCGACGGTCTGGGTACGGTCGCCGAGGACACCTGGGCCGAGGGTGTACAAACCCTGCTGGAAACCCACGACGATTTCAGCACTTCCGACAAGGTCAACCTGATCCTCGACCAAAGCAGCCGTCGGCTCGGCGTGCTCTGGGACTTGCTGCACAGCTGGCGGCACGGCGAGCCCGTCGAGCAGACCCATGCCAGGCTCGGCGACCGGATCCGGCAGGTGCACGTCAAGGACTCGAGCACGGCCACAGCCGAGGGCTTCGACCTGGTGTTGACCGGGACGGGCATCGCCCCGCTGGGTGACCTGGTGGCGACGCTGCTCGCCGCGGACTTCACCGGCTACGTCGACTTCGAGTGGGAGAAGGCCTGGCATCCCGAGATCGAGGAGCCGGAGGTTGCCATTCCGCATTTCCGGCGCGCGTTCGCCGAGATCGTGGAGCAGGTCGAGAAGGAAGCGGCCTCCGGCAGCCCGGTGCCGAACGGCTGA